One window of Catonella massiliensis genomic DNA carries:
- the ilvN gene encoding acetolactate synthase small subunit produces the protein MNKIVFSVFVDNTSGVLSRVAGLFSRRGFNIDSLTVSETERPVYSRMTIVSHGDDQVFDQIVKQLAKLEDVKEVKVLHPDSSVTRELILVKLKASQAERQGIIATSDIFRAKIVDVSSESLTVELTGNQTKIEAFLNLLGKEKILEMVRTGVTGLERGSKARGEMWDD, from the coding sequence ATGAATAAAATTGTATTTTCGGTATTTGTAGATAACACATCCGGTGTACTCAGCAGGGTGGCAGGACTTTTTAGTAGAAGAGGCTTTAATATTGACAGTCTTACCGTTAGTGAAACTGAGCGTCCTGTATATTCAAGAATGACAATAGTTTCTCACGGTGATGATCAGGTATTTGACCAGATTGTAAAGCAGCTTGCAAAGCTTGAGGACGTTAAGGAAGTAAAGGTACTTCATCCGGACAGCTCAGTAACCAGAGAGCTTATCTTAGTTAAGCTTAAGGCTTCACAAGCAGAAAGACAGGGAATAATTGCCACATCTGACATCTTCAGAGCCAAGATAGTAGATGTCTCAAGTGAATCCCTCACTGTTGAGCTTACCGGTAATCAGACCAAGATAGAGGCATTTTTAAATCTTCTTGGTAAAGAGAAAATATTAGAGATGGTACGTACAGGTGTTACCGGTCTTGAAAGAGGCTCTAAAGCCCGCGGCGAAATGTGGGACGATTAG
- a CDS encoding cyclic-di-AMP receptor — protein MKMINAIVHSEDGDSVAEALMASGYIVTKLATTGGFLRRGNTTLLIGVEAEEVQKVIDIIIKESGKREQIVYNLPYSQTSGVPVTGYNAVPTTVDVGGATIFVIDVERFEKV, from the coding sequence ATGAAAATGATTAATGCGATAGTTCACAGCGAGGATGGAGATTCAGTAGCTGAGGCTTTGATGGCTAGTGGCTATATAGTTACTAAGCTTGCTACTACAGGAGGCTTCCTTAGGAGAGGCAATACTACTCTGTTAATTGGTGTTGAAGCAGAAGAGGTGCAGAAGGTAATTGACATCATCATAAAAGAGTCAGGCAAGAGGGAACAGATAGTGTACAACCTTCCTTATTCTCAGACAAGCGGTGTACCTGTAACCGGCTACAATGCAGTGCCAACCACAGTAGACGTGGGTGGTGCTACAATATTTGTGATAGATGTGGAGAGATTCGAAAAGGTATAA
- the ilvC gene encoding ketol-acid reductoisomerase — protein sequence MSDARIFYEKDCNLSLLEGKTIAIIGYGSQGHAHALNLKESGCNVVVGLYEGSKSWAKAESQGLKVLTAAEAAKAADIIMILINDELQAKLYKESIEPNLVPGNMLMFAHGFNVHYGLITAPEGVDVTMIAPKAPGHTVRSEYLEGKGTPCLVAVHQDATGKALDMALAYGAGIGGARAGILETTYRTETETDLFGEQAVLCGGVCALMQAGFETLVEAGYDPRNAYFECVHEMKLIVDLIYQSGFAGMRYSISNTAEYGDYVTGPKIITDETKKAMKKILSDIQDGTFAKEFLLDMSDAGGQVHFKAMRKLHAEQQLEQVGKEIRKLYSWNNEGDKLINN from the coding sequence ATGTCAGACGCAAGAATATTTTATGAGAAGGATTGTAATCTTTCATTATTAGAGGGAAAGACAATTGCAATAATCGGTTACGGCAGCCAGGGACACGCTCATGCACTTAACCTTAAGGAGTCGGGCTGCAACGTGGTAGTTGGTCTCTATGAGGGAAGCAAGTCCTGGGCTAAGGCTGAATCACAGGGACTTAAGGTGCTTACAGCTGCTGAGGCTGCAAAGGCTGCAGACATAATCATGATTCTTATAAATGACGAACTTCAGGCTAAGCTTTATAAGGAGAGCATTGAACCAAACCTTGTACCTGGCAACATGCTTATGTTTGCACACGGTTTCAACGTACACTATGGTCTTATTACAGCTCCTGAAGGAGTAGATGTAACTATGATAGCTCCAAAGGCTCCCGGACATACTGTTCGTTCTGAGTACTTAGAAGGAAAAGGAACCCCTTGCCTTGTTGCTGTACATCAGGATGCTACAGGTAAGGCTCTAGATATGGCACTTGCATATGGAGCAGGTATTGGTGGAGCCAGAGCAGGTATTCTTGAGACAACTTACAGAACTGAGACTGAGACAGACCTTTTTGGTGAGCAGGCAGTGCTTTGTGGTGGTGTTTGTGCACTTATGCAGGCAGGTTTTGAGACTCTTGTTGAAGCAGGCTATGATCCAAGAAATGCGTATTTTGAGTGTGTTCACGAGATGAAGCTCATAGTTGACCTCATCTATCAGTCAGGCTTTGCAGGAATGAGATATTCTATATCCAACACTGCTGAGTATGGTGACTATGTAACAGGTCCTAAGATTATAACTGATGAGACCAAGAAGGCTATGAAGAAGATTCTTTCTGATATTCAGGATGGTACCTTTGCCAAGGAGTTCCTTCTTGATATGAGCGATGCCGGTGGTCAGGTACATTTTAAGGCTATGAGAAAGCTTCATGCTGAGCAGCAGCTAGAGCAGGTTGGTAAGGAGATTAGAAAGCTTTATAGCTGGAATAATGAAGGCGATAAGCTTATAAATAATTAA